A single window of Lytechinus variegatus isolate NC3 chromosome 8, Lvar_3.0, whole genome shotgun sequence DNA harbors:
- the LOC121420250 gene encoding ubiquitin conjugation factor E4 A-like isoform X1, whose amino-acid sequence MASSSTNPFSLLVSTNEEKQGSVQDISHPDKSGMMEVDVTAREISLIDAVIQQVFLITVDQEGTTLDEGMPPKCVFLVDMADQLEKEHSEPWSWLSWESIDMALFERLLLQDPSFHVLHMTSSIANFDEEEKKAGEKDILRYLLSSYTRAAALVKNSQNEKADYAMKCQRIAVSNAATCLLTPEVYNNQNTRQQLFDILLQSYTKEDDWDIAVKFFHEVAEAIHLDDSLPITEAFTPVLDLLYKKMIASPALVDPHNYAYCEIMGFYARQPQLAKVLMDFITPSDPLNAKSYEKTPIGLILSLSCIPRDNQEPQFFERPSRTSGREHQATQEYIWQPVGKLTEHIYRIFRSLFKTSLEIRNSLLAWIGRCIHANAGRTKMWSRRLPTFALTYASDSFFLNLSSVLLRFCGPFTKPDTTNITTVDMSYASVDLPVGASESQMSELGVHLVGLPKETRMLHREGEENNRVPTHPPYNFATGIFFLTQRCLQLGFQTLVELFYNVNRELHHVQQAFQEMVQQMGGPRAGPVMSQLHEKMDKAMTLFLSIKTSLLEPQFLEMAFNLHIATARIVTQYATSDDVTVLTTPTLPLQGEPPSHLVTVPECLAENLVTYLQFLRRFAEAKFEDGGDALKHVMTFVIIFMGNKSHITNPHLRAKLAEILEGLMPEEKSGSRGIVVPIFHRQKAFNEHPLGEHISRSLISIFVDIEFTGDPHQFEQKFNYRRPMYKVLKYLWGMPQHRNQIKLVADEAMFHMEDANAPLFLKFINHLINDSIFLLDEALDYVKKIKVLQEQREGGEWMQLPPTERRQQEDSLRQTCAIARFYNIMSNETMSTLVYITSEITDIFIHPVMVNRVAMMFNNFLHKLVGPNKIALKVHDFEEIEFNPKQLVRDICRLYINLGKEVRFCRATAEDEVNYTPMLFIRAEKVLDKICMDREMIDEMKQFAEQVKALSETNEMEQEMYADAPDEFTDPLTFTLMEDPVTLPTSGINIDRSTIARHLLSDQIDPFNRKPLTMEEVQSNPQLKAEIEAWKQEQKDKRK is encoded by the exons ATGGCTTCTTCGTCAACCAATCCCTTTTCTCTCCTCGTCTCAACAAACGAAGAAAAACAAGGCTCTGTTCAG GATATTAGTCATCCTGATAAATCAGGAATGATGGAGGTGGATGTGACGGCCAGAGAGATCAGTTTAATAGATGCAGTCATTCAACAAGTCTTCCTTATAACAGTAGATCAGG AGGGAACAACTTTAGATGAAGGGATGCCTCCTAAGTGTGTGTTCTTGGTTGATATGGCAGACCAGCTTGAGAAAGAGCATAGTGAACCATGGTCGTGGCTCTCATGGGAGAGCATTGATATG GCCCTCTTTGAGAGATTACTCCTCCAAGATCCATCATTCCATGTCCTTcacatgacgtcatccattgCAAACTTtgatgaggaggagaagaaagcTGGGGAGAAAGATATCCTTCGTTACCTTCTCTCGTCCTACACCAGAGCAGCTGCCTTAGTCAAAAACAGCCAG AATGAAAAGGCTGACTACGCCATGAAATGTCAGCGCATTGCTGTATCCAATGCAGCTACATGTCTTCTCACTCCAGAAGTGTACAACAACCAGAACACAAGGCAGCAATTATTTGATATCCTCCTCCAGTCTTACACAAAGGAAGATG ATTGGGATATAGCAGTCAAGTTCTTCCATGAGGTAGCAGAAGCAATCCACTTGGATGACTCCCTACCAATCACAGAAGCCTTTACTCCAGTGTTGGACCTCCTCTACAAGAAGATGATAGCCAGTCCCGCATTAGTTGATCCTCACAACTATGCTTACTGTGAGATCATGGGATTCTATGCAAGACAACCCCAACTTGCTAAA GTCCTAATGGATTTCATAACACCATCTGATCCGTTGAATGCTAAGAGCTACGAGAAGACCCCCATAGGTCTGATCCTATCGCTCTCCTGTATACCTAGAGACAATCAAGAACCACAGTTCTTTGAGAGGCCATCTAGGACATCCGGTAGAGAACACCAAGCCACACAAGAATATATATGGCAG CCCGTTGGTAAACTGACAGAACATATTTATAGGATATTCCGATCTCTCTTCAAGACATCATTAGAAATCAGGAATAGTTTACTTGCTTGGATAGGCAGGTGTATACATGCTAATGCAG GACGAACAAAGATGTGGTCGAGGCGACTTCCGACCTTCGCCCTTACGTATGCCAGTGATTCCTTCTTCCTCAATCTGTCCTCCGTCCTGTTGAGATTCTGTGGCCCCTTCACCAAACCAGACACGACCAATATCACAACAGTTGATATGAGCTATGCTAGTGTGGACCTGCCTGTTGGGGCATCGGAAAGCCAGATGAGTGAGCTTGGTGTTCATCTTGTAG GTCTTCCGAAAGAGACCAGGATGCTCCACCGGGAAGGAGAGGAGAACAACCGCGTACCCACCCATCCTCCCTACAACTTTGCCACCGGCATCTTCTTCCTGACCCAGCGATGTCTTCAGCTCGGTTTCCAAACCCTGGTGGAACTCTTCTACAATGTCAACCGTGAGCTTCATCATGTCCAGCAAGCCTTCCAGGAGATGGTCCAGCAGATGGGTGGTCCCAGGGCTGGTCCAGTCATGTCACAGCTCCATGAGAAGATGGATAAAG ccATGACATTATTCCTCAGCATCAAGACATCACTCCTAGAGCCTCAATTTCTTGAGATGGCATTCAACCTCCACATAGCAACGGCTCGCATCGTCACCCAGTATGCTACGTCAGATGATGTGACAGTTCTGACCACGCCCACCCTGCCTCTCCAGGGGGAACCCCCTTCGCATCTTGTTACCGTCCCAGAGTGCCTGGCTGAGAACCTTGTCACGTACCTGCAGTTCCTGAGGAGGTTTGCTGAGGCAAAGTTTGAAGATGGAG GTGACGCATTGAAGCATGTGATGACATTTGTGATCATCTTCATGGGCAACAAGAGTCACATTACCAACCCTCATCTGAGAGCTAAGCTTGCTGAGATCTTAGAAGGTTTGATGCCCGAAGAGAAGTCTGGAAGCAGAGGCATCGTAGTTCCTAT TTTCCACCGTCAGAAAGCCTTCAACGAGCACCCGCTTGGAGAGCACATATCCCGTTCACTGATCAGTATCTTTGTGGATATTGAGTTCACCGGTGATCCTCACCAGTTTGAGCAGAAGTTTAACTACCGTCGGCCGATGTACAAAGTTCTGAAGTATCTATGGGGGATGCCGCAGCATAGGAATCAAATAAAG TTGGTTGCTGATGAAGCAATGTTCCATATGGAAGATGCCAATGCTCCCCTCTTCCTGAAGTTCATCAACCATCTCATCAACGATTCCATCTTCCTCCTGGATGAAGCCTTAGAT tatgtgAAGAAAATCAAGGTTCTTCAAGAGCAGCGAGAAGGAGGGGAATGGATGCAGCTACCACCGACAGAAAGGAGACAACAAGAAGACTCCTTGAGACAAACATGTGCCATCGCTAGGTTCTATAACATCATGTCAAATGAGACAATGAGTACTCTTGTCTATATCACAAGTG AGATCACAGACATCTTTATCCATCCAGTCATGGTCAATAGAGTGGCAATGATGTTTAACAACTTCCTACACAAACTG GTTGGTCCCAATAAGATAGCCCTGAAGGTGCATGACTTTGAGGAGATCGAGTTCAACCCTAAACAGCTGGTCAGGGACATCTGCCGTCTGTACATCAACCTGGGTAAAGAGGTGAGGTTCTGCAGGGCTACGGCCGAGGACGAGGTCAACTATACACCCATGCTATTCATCAGGGCAGAGAAGGTCCTGGATAAGATCTGTATGGATAGGGAAATGATCGATGAGATGAAGCAGTTTGCTGAGCAAGTCAAG GCTCTTAGTGAGACAAATGAGATGGAACAGGAGATGTATGCTGATGCTCCAGATGAGTTCACTGACCCCTTGACTTTTACCCTCATGGAAGACCCTGTGACCTTACCAACCTCTGGCATTAACATAGATAGATCCACCATAGCAAGACATTTACTCAG TGATCAGATCGACCCATTCAACAGGAAACCATTGACTATGGAAGAGGTACAGTCAAATCCACAACTCAAAGCTGAGATAGAGGCATGGAAACAGGAACAAAAAGATAAGAGAAAATAA
- the LOC121420250 gene encoding ubiquitin conjugation factor E4 A-like isoform X2, giving the protein MASSSTNPFSLLVSTNEEKQGSVQDISHPDKSGMMEVDVTAREISLIDAVIQQVFLITVDQEGTTLDEGMPPKCVFLVDMADQLEKEHSEPWSWLSWESIDMALFERLLLQDPSFHVLHMTSSIANFDEEEKKAGEKDILRYLLSSYTRAAALVKNSQNEKADYAMKCQRIAVSNAATCLLTPEVYNNQNTRQQLFDILLQSYTKEDDWDIAVKFFHEVAEAIHLDDSLPITEAFTPVLDLLYKKMIASPALVDPHNYAYCEIMGFYARQPQLAKVLMDFITPSDPLNAKSYEKTPIGLILSLSCIPRDNQEPQFFERPSRTSGREHQATQEYIWQPVGKLTEHIYRIFRSLFKTSLEIRNSLLAWIGRCIHANAGRTKMWSRRLPTFALTYASDSFFLNLSSVLLRFCGPFTKPDTTNITTVDMSYASVDLPVGASESQMSELGVHLVGLPKETRMLHREGEENNRVPTHPPYNFATGIFFLTQRCLQLGFQTLVELFYNVNRELHHVQQAFQEMVQQMGGPRAGPVMSQLHEKMDKAMTLFLSIKTSLLEPQFLEMAFNLHIATARIVTQYATSDDVTVLTTPTLPLQGEPPSHLVTVPECLAENLVTYLQFLRRFAEAKFEDGGDALKHVMTFVIIFMGNKSHITNPHLRAKLAEILEGLMPEEKSGSRGIVVPIFHRQKAFNEHPLGEHISRSLISIFVDIEFTGDPHQFEQKFNYRRPMYKVLKYLWGMPQHRNQIKLVADEAMFHMEDANAPLFLKFINHLINDSIFLLDEALDYVKKIKVLQEQREGGEWMQLPPTERRQQEDSLRQTCAIARFYNIMSNETMSTLVYITSEITDIFIHPVMVNRVAMMFNNFLHKLVGPNKIALKVHDFEEIEFNPKQLVRDICRLYINLGKEVRFCRATAEDEVNYTPMLFIRAEKVLDKICMDREMIDEMK; this is encoded by the exons ATGGCTTCTTCGTCAACCAATCCCTTTTCTCTCCTCGTCTCAACAAACGAAGAAAAACAAGGCTCTGTTCAG GATATTAGTCATCCTGATAAATCAGGAATGATGGAGGTGGATGTGACGGCCAGAGAGATCAGTTTAATAGATGCAGTCATTCAACAAGTCTTCCTTATAACAGTAGATCAGG AGGGAACAACTTTAGATGAAGGGATGCCTCCTAAGTGTGTGTTCTTGGTTGATATGGCAGACCAGCTTGAGAAAGAGCATAGTGAACCATGGTCGTGGCTCTCATGGGAGAGCATTGATATG GCCCTCTTTGAGAGATTACTCCTCCAAGATCCATCATTCCATGTCCTTcacatgacgtcatccattgCAAACTTtgatgaggaggagaagaaagcTGGGGAGAAAGATATCCTTCGTTACCTTCTCTCGTCCTACACCAGAGCAGCTGCCTTAGTCAAAAACAGCCAG AATGAAAAGGCTGACTACGCCATGAAATGTCAGCGCATTGCTGTATCCAATGCAGCTACATGTCTTCTCACTCCAGAAGTGTACAACAACCAGAACACAAGGCAGCAATTATTTGATATCCTCCTCCAGTCTTACACAAAGGAAGATG ATTGGGATATAGCAGTCAAGTTCTTCCATGAGGTAGCAGAAGCAATCCACTTGGATGACTCCCTACCAATCACAGAAGCCTTTACTCCAGTGTTGGACCTCCTCTACAAGAAGATGATAGCCAGTCCCGCATTAGTTGATCCTCACAACTATGCTTACTGTGAGATCATGGGATTCTATGCAAGACAACCCCAACTTGCTAAA GTCCTAATGGATTTCATAACACCATCTGATCCGTTGAATGCTAAGAGCTACGAGAAGACCCCCATAGGTCTGATCCTATCGCTCTCCTGTATACCTAGAGACAATCAAGAACCACAGTTCTTTGAGAGGCCATCTAGGACATCCGGTAGAGAACACCAAGCCACACAAGAATATATATGGCAG CCCGTTGGTAAACTGACAGAACATATTTATAGGATATTCCGATCTCTCTTCAAGACATCATTAGAAATCAGGAATAGTTTACTTGCTTGGATAGGCAGGTGTATACATGCTAATGCAG GACGAACAAAGATGTGGTCGAGGCGACTTCCGACCTTCGCCCTTACGTATGCCAGTGATTCCTTCTTCCTCAATCTGTCCTCCGTCCTGTTGAGATTCTGTGGCCCCTTCACCAAACCAGACACGACCAATATCACAACAGTTGATATGAGCTATGCTAGTGTGGACCTGCCTGTTGGGGCATCGGAAAGCCAGATGAGTGAGCTTGGTGTTCATCTTGTAG GTCTTCCGAAAGAGACCAGGATGCTCCACCGGGAAGGAGAGGAGAACAACCGCGTACCCACCCATCCTCCCTACAACTTTGCCACCGGCATCTTCTTCCTGACCCAGCGATGTCTTCAGCTCGGTTTCCAAACCCTGGTGGAACTCTTCTACAATGTCAACCGTGAGCTTCATCATGTCCAGCAAGCCTTCCAGGAGATGGTCCAGCAGATGGGTGGTCCCAGGGCTGGTCCAGTCATGTCACAGCTCCATGAGAAGATGGATAAAG ccATGACATTATTCCTCAGCATCAAGACATCACTCCTAGAGCCTCAATTTCTTGAGATGGCATTCAACCTCCACATAGCAACGGCTCGCATCGTCACCCAGTATGCTACGTCAGATGATGTGACAGTTCTGACCACGCCCACCCTGCCTCTCCAGGGGGAACCCCCTTCGCATCTTGTTACCGTCCCAGAGTGCCTGGCTGAGAACCTTGTCACGTACCTGCAGTTCCTGAGGAGGTTTGCTGAGGCAAAGTTTGAAGATGGAG GTGACGCATTGAAGCATGTGATGACATTTGTGATCATCTTCATGGGCAACAAGAGTCACATTACCAACCCTCATCTGAGAGCTAAGCTTGCTGAGATCTTAGAAGGTTTGATGCCCGAAGAGAAGTCTGGAAGCAGAGGCATCGTAGTTCCTAT TTTCCACCGTCAGAAAGCCTTCAACGAGCACCCGCTTGGAGAGCACATATCCCGTTCACTGATCAGTATCTTTGTGGATATTGAGTTCACCGGTGATCCTCACCAGTTTGAGCAGAAGTTTAACTACCGTCGGCCGATGTACAAAGTTCTGAAGTATCTATGGGGGATGCCGCAGCATAGGAATCAAATAAAG TTGGTTGCTGATGAAGCAATGTTCCATATGGAAGATGCCAATGCTCCCCTCTTCCTGAAGTTCATCAACCATCTCATCAACGATTCCATCTTCCTCCTGGATGAAGCCTTAGAT tatgtgAAGAAAATCAAGGTTCTTCAAGAGCAGCGAGAAGGAGGGGAATGGATGCAGCTACCACCGACAGAAAGGAGACAACAAGAAGACTCCTTGAGACAAACATGTGCCATCGCTAGGTTCTATAACATCATGTCAAATGAGACAATGAGTACTCTTGTCTATATCACAAGTG AGATCACAGACATCTTTATCCATCCAGTCATGGTCAATAGAGTGGCAATGATGTTTAACAACTTCCTACACAAACTG GTTGGTCCCAATAAGATAGCCCTGAAGGTGCATGACTTTGAGGAGATCGAGTTCAACCCTAAACAGCTGGTCAGGGACATCTGCCGTCTGTACATCAACCTGGGTAAAGAGGTGAGGTTCTGCAGGGCTACGGCCGAGGACGAGGTCAACTATACACCCATGCTATTCATCAGGGCAGAGAAGGTCCTGGATAAG ATCTGTATGGATAGGGAAATGATCGATGAGATGAAATAG